The Vibrio sp. NTOU-M3 genomic sequence TTCTGAGGAAGGTATGGCTTACTGAGACTTTTCACAAGAAGGTACAGTAATTGCTTATAAACGTCAGCAACAAATGAAGAGTTAGGTGAGTTATGTCAAGTGAAGCGCCAATAACAAAACAATTAGAAAAGAACGAAACGGTTTGGGATATTGAGTGTGAATTAGTCGAGCACGAAATTTCTACCGGCATTTGGTTAACCAGTCAGTGGCAACTAAAAGGGTTTAACCTCAAACCAGAAATGGTATCAGAATCTGTTACGTCGCTTGAACTTCATAAAGATGAGCGTACGGATTATCGCTTTAATTTAAGTTCCCAACAGCCCAAACTATTTCTGATCCTAGATAACATGGATACAGACAGTGTGCCTAAAATTGTGTCATTAACCGCTTCGCAAAGCGTTGCTGGTCAATATATGGATGGAGACTATCTCGTATTATCTAATGACATGCCATTACCAATACAGGCATGGATGGAGGCGTTTATAGGGCGTCATGGGGAGTTATTAGAACAGCGACGTAAGAAGCGTCGCGGGGCGGGGCGTTCGAGTGGCAACTAATTTTTTAAGCCGTTGGTCTCAAAGAAAAC encodes the following:
- a CDS encoding DUF3305 domain-containing protein, which translates into the protein MSSEAPITKQLEKNETVWDIECELVEHEISTGIWLTSQWQLKGFNLKPEMVSESVTSLELHKDERTDYRFNLSSQQPKLFLILDNMDTDSVPKIVSLTASQSVAGQYMDGDYLVLSNDMPLPIQAWMEAFIGRHGELLEQRRKKRRGAGRSSGN